The following proteins come from a genomic window of Streptomyces sp. Sge12:
- a CDS encoding winged helix-turn-helix domain-containing protein, giving the protein MTTGTASLSLSADEARRIALRAQGFIGAPDRRGGVRGVLRHLGAVQLDTISVLARSHELIPYARLGAVGREAVERAYWSDRHAFEYWSHAACILPIEEWPHFAFRRRARRARGHRWHILEDKERSTRAVLDRLRSEGPLTSTELGGAKNGGEWFEWSETKIAVEWLLDTGEVVCSERRGWKRVYDLPERAVPDALLHDDLDDRECLRRLVALAGRSLGVGTRADIADYHRLKGEEFDAVVADSGLVPVEVEGWAKPAWADPAALAEVPRGRHRTTLLSPFDSLVWDRPRTERIFGFTHRLEAYVPKPKRIHGYFAMPLLAGGRLQGRVDPAREGRTLVARQLSLTSPKAAAPMAQALREAAQWVGCEDVRVERAGSPAEAAAVTAELAALQPVF; this is encoded by the coding sequence ATGACCACGGGCACCGCCTCCCTCTCACTGTCCGCCGACGAGGCCCGCCGCATCGCCCTGCGCGCGCAGGGCTTCATCGGCGCGCCCGACCGCCGCGGCGGGGTCCGGGGGGTCCTGCGCCACCTGGGCGCCGTGCAGCTGGACACCATCTCGGTCCTGGCCCGCTCGCACGAGCTGATCCCGTACGCGCGCCTGGGCGCGGTGGGCCGGGAGGCCGTGGAGCGGGCGTACTGGTCGGACCGGCACGCCTTCGAGTACTGGTCGCACGCGGCCTGCATCCTGCCGATCGAGGAATGGCCGCATTTCGCCTTCCGCCGCCGGGCCCGCCGGGCGCGCGGCCACCGCTGGCACATCCTTGAGGACAAGGAGCGCTCGACGCGGGCGGTGCTGGACCGGCTGCGGTCGGAGGGCCCGCTCACCTCCACCGAGCTGGGCGGCGCCAAGAACGGCGGCGAGTGGTTCGAGTGGTCCGAGACCAAGATCGCGGTGGAGTGGCTCCTCGACACCGGCGAGGTGGTGTGCAGCGAACGCCGCGGCTGGAAGCGGGTCTACGACCTGCCCGAGCGCGCCGTCCCCGACGCGCTGCTCCATGACGACCTGGACGACCGCGAGTGCCTGCGGCGTCTGGTCGCCCTGGCCGGCCGGTCGCTGGGGGTCGGCACCCGCGCCGACATCGCGGACTACCACCGCCTCAAGGGCGAGGAGTTCGATGCGGTGGTCGCGGACTCCGGGCTGGTCCCGGTCGAGGTGGAGGGCTGGGCCAAGCCCGCGTGGGCGGACCCGGCGGCGCTCGCGGAGGTCCCCCGGGGCCGCCACCGCACGACGCTGCTCTCGCCCTTCGACTCGCTGGTCTGGGACCGTCCCCGGACGGAACGGATCTTCGGTTTCACGCACCGCCTGGAGGCGTACGTCCCCAAGCCGAAGCGGATACACGGGTACTTCGCGATGCCGCTGCTGGCGGGCGGCCGGCTCCAGGGCCGCGTCGACCCGGCGCGCGAGGGCCGCACGCTGGTGGCCCGGCAGCTCTCCCTGACCTCCCCGAAGGCCGCGGCCCCGATGGCGCAGGCCCTGCGGGAGGCGGCGCAGTGGGTGGGCTGCGAGGACGTACGCGTCGAGCGCGCGGGCTCGCCCGCGGAAGCGGCGGCGGTCACTGCGGAACTGGCCGCGCTGCAGCCGGTGTTCTAG